A window from Saccharomyces cerevisiae S288C chromosome XIII, complete sequence encodes these proteins:
- the EIS1 gene encoding Eis1p (Component of the eisosome required for proper eisosome assembly; similar to Uso1p; authentic, non-tagged protein is detected in a phosphorylated state in highly purified mitochondria in high-throughput studies; protein increases in abundance and relocalizes from plasma membrane to cytoplasm upon DNA replication stress; EIS1 has a paralog, YKL050C, that arose from the whole genome duplication), which translates to MSLISAVEDRDIHNIGKTSGGGSRTSSITSSKKSLKHGSKSLRKPKVYQTTGEPLSREALYKAKLKYGVYQSPAQSYSIGVSDAHAASDKAANLAHDNQTTVEAYKRMFIDPNATKAASKMGPKVVRNNSITSATSKTSKESQTKRKSKESPGAAASKAYSMTMETTSLSSQTNSRSYSITSASSVLSGASGSFNSTVNPKPKTLNLEKVLVGAEKKAESRIKERWEPEKTNFQYGVKTDEHGNLNQFSFSNEMMNNIMAKVDAPKAQDLQKVKKVSAEKEAKSMKFALGAANAVKDMHPGEDIDKSIALKAQKRETYLSQLTSQQVLTLARANVDRQLDIIEKSDMHRKLFTNMEYNKAAVAVAQSNHQKKTEFHNKINMGGGLFLSPEDITKIASGLISPVLGEVSERAEAQRAMDEEIAERTEAYNKSSNEWETMERSIISNDAKVLTTTANRHQTEKKTSQEKIKASFDALVARMDTKVAERETLLEDTKSKEIEFKKQMQQELKDEKARLDQDLEEWGKKCEQDITEARKEQEELLKPYHDDLANAEAEHKTLVEERDEINAEISRLQDAIVDHKRKISGYGNDLDAQKNRNIREDDKLLELGQTKESLESHLNDDVIILANKAKEQAELSTKEARLKQLEVDSLINERKSELNATEIELKKEKLNLLEAMKDVASARGDDKIDEEKVKKLIGMTSEEYLTQNKSVEKNVEDLPTQLEKIEEGDELKKEEIVGAETKNSGGDGVPVSTAAKEATETSSAVQTKEPEEKISIGNKSSGKEDANDCKSAEHSKEISVSQKAGNNKSLGVSPDSLEHTFSGFSQGSSIEDDQDAISNQEKK; encoded by the coding sequence ATGTCTTTAATTTCAGCTGTAGAAGATAGAGACATACATAATATAGGAAAGACTTCTGGTGGAGGGAGCAGGACTTCGTCTATAACTTCGTCGAAAAAGTCGCTGAAACACGGCTCTAAATCTTTGAGAAAACCAAAGGTATACCAGACAACAGGCGAACCATTAAGCAGGGAGGCTTTATATAAGGCGAAGTTGAAGTACGGGGTTTACCAGTCACCTGCCCAAAGTTACTCAATTGGCGTCAGCGACGCTCATGCAGCTTCCGACAAGGCAGCTAATTTAGCTCATGACAATCAAACCACGGTAGAAGCTTACAAACGTATGTTTATTGACCCTAATGCCACTAAAGCTGCATCCAAAATGGGACCCAAAGTTGTACGTAACAACTCAATAACTTCTGCTACTTCTaaaacttcaaaagaatCTCAGACGAAGAGAAAGTCCAAAGAATCTCCAGGGGCCGCCGCATCGAAAGCTTATTCGATGACAATGGAAACTACAAGTTTAAGCTCTCAAACAAACAGCAGGTCATATTCTATCACCTCTGCCAGCTCTGTGTTAAGCGGCGCGAGTGGCAGTTTCAACAGTACTGTTAATCCTAAACCAAAGACTTTGAATTTGGAGAAAGTCTTAGTGGGtgctgaaaaaaaggcaGAATCTCGTATTAAGGAAAGATGGGAACCGGAAAAGACGAACTTCCAATACGGCGTCAAGACTGATGAGCATGGTAATTTAAATCAATTCAGTTTCTCCAATGAGATGATGAATAACATTATGGCGAAAGTTGATGCTCCAAAAGCACAAGATTTACAAAAGGTCAAAAAAGTTTCTGCTGAGAAAGAAGCCAAGTCGATGAAATTTGCATTAGGAGCTGCTAATGCTGTGAAAGACATGCATCCTGGTGAGGATATCGACAAAAGTATAGCTCTTAAGGCGCAGAAGAGGGAAACCTATCTGAGCCAATTAACTTCTCAGCAAGTTTTGACTTTGGCAAGAGCCAATGTTGACAGACAATTGGatatcattgaaaaaagcgATATGCATAGAAAGCTATTCACTAATATGGAATACAACAAAGCTGCTGTCGCTGTCGCACAGTCTAATCATCAGAAAAAGACAGAATTCCATAACAAGATTAACATGGGTGGTGGCCTGTTTTTGTCACCAGAAGATATCACTAAAATCGCATCCGGATTGATTTCTCCTGTACTTGGTGAAGTGAGTGAGAGGGCGGAGGCGCAACGTGCTatggatgaagaaattgcagAAAGAACTGAGGCCTATAATAAATCATCAAATGAATGGGAAACGATGGAACGTTCTATCATTTCTAATGACGCCAAAGTATTGACTACTACGGCTAATAGGCATCAAACCGAAAAAAAGACCTCCCAGGAAAAGATTAAAGCCAGCTTTGATGCACTTGTGGCCAGAATGGATACCAAAGTCGCTGAAAGGGAAACTCTGCTTGAAGATACCAAGAGCAAAGAGATCGAATTTAAAAAGCAAATGCAGCAAGAGTTAAAGGACGAAAAAGCTCGTCTAGATCAAGATTTGGAGGAATGGGGTAAGAAATGTGAACAAGATATCACTGAAGCGCGCAAAGAGCAAGAAGAACTATTGAAACCTTACCATGACGATCTGGCAAATGCAGAAGCGGAACACAAAACTTTAGTGGAAGAGCGCGATGAAATTAACGCAGAAATCTCAAGATTGCAGGATGCTATAGTTGACCATAAAAGAAAGATCTCTGGTTACGGAAATGATCTTGACGCCCAGAAGAATAGAAATATCAGAGAGGATGACAAATTACTGGAACTAGGTCAAACTAAAGAAAGCTTGGAATCCCATTTGAATGATGACGTTATTATTCTTGCTAATAAGGCTAAAGAGCAGGCTGAGTTATCAACCAAGGAGGCCCGTCTGAAGCAATTGGAAGTGGATTCGTTGATTAACGAACGTAAGAGCGAGTTGAACGCGACCGAAATCGAGttaaagaaggaaaaactAAATTTGTTGGAAGCTATGAAAGATGTTGCTTCTGCACGTGGCGATGATAAGATTGACGAAGAGAAGgttaaaaaattgattggTATGACTTCTGAGGAGTATTTAACACAAAACAAATCCGTCGAGAAAAATGTTGAAGATTTACCAACCcaacttgaaaaaatagagGAAGGTGATGAACTAAAGAAGGAAGAGATAGTGGGAGCCGAAACGAAAAATTCAGGTGGTGATGGGGTTCCGGTGAGTACTGCCGCAAAAGAAGCTACCGAAACTAGTTCTGCTGTTCAAACAAAGGAacctgaagaaaaaatttcgaTCGGAAATAAATCAAGTGGAAAAGAAGACGCTAATGATTGTAAATCAGCGGAGCattcaaaagaaatctCGGTTTCACAGAAAGCAGGAAACAATAAATCATTGGGAGTTAGCCCTGATAGTTTGGAACATACATTTAGTGGCTTTTCACAGGGTTCTTCGATCGAAGACGATCAGGATGCAATTAGTAatcaagagaaaaaataa
- the HOF1 gene encoding formin-binding protein HOF1 (F-BAR protein that regulates actin cytoskeleton organization; binds and bundles actin filaments, linking them to septins; required for cytokinesis, actin cable organization, and secretory vesicle trafficking; regulates actomyosin ring dynamics and septin localization; N-term. half controls cell size and actin cable levels, while the C-term. half controls actin cable organization, inhibiting Bnr1p-mediated actin nucleation; forms axial striations/pillars at the bud neck; phosphorylated by Dbf2p) — protein MSYSYEACFWDPNDNGVNILLGHISQGIRSCDSMILFFKQRSELEKDYARRLGAITGKLDKDIGTNMDYGKLNETFNVVLSVEKARAQSHSKQSEILFRQIYTDTKAFAANLQARYTTLSGKIERLRMDKFNKKKGCEVLQKKLQDAQIRFRDLQLNENNMIGAKRVEHNKRELLKWESNSQEYKVQLDVLKQEYKASQKFWIHEWAQLSCELQEMENARISFLQSKLQQFATSSMETYILEQTKMDMLTNHLNSFTAADEISTFSKENGTGRLKHKTSKGDMNSSANWAQMSSISTTSKKTESYMDNIRKLSSQLKETENKRKLASIDKYEKPLPSPEVTMATQFRNSTPVIRNETKVVANPTLSLRSSPVQLQSNVDDSVLRQKPDKPRPIVGEEQLKPDEDSKNPDEKGLMVHKRNQSLSSPSESSSSNPTDFSHIKKRQSMESMTTSVSSMANSIDDSQRFAKSWNSSNRKRKSMSHLQVPSSASSRSDDGGRTPNSAHNLNEDDYNTRRDTSTSTILFKPPVAVRGTSRGHTHRQSMIMQDSSNPIEDALYEMERIQSSSKPGTKTGNIMDERGVVRDRGITVTLPIVTSEGFPVIEYAKAMYPLIGNEAPGLANFHKGDYLLITEIVNKDWYKGEVYDNDRIDRNHRIGLIPYNFIQLLHQGL, from the coding sequence ATGAGCTACAGTTATGAAGCTTGTTTTTGGGACCCAAACGACAATGGTGTGAACATCCTTCTGGGTCACATTTCTCAGGGAATAAGATCTTGCGACTCAATGatacttttctttaagCAGCGTAGTGAGCTTGAGAAGGACTATGCCAGGCGGCTTGGAGCCATCACGGGAAAACTAGACAAAGACATTGGAACAAACATGGATTATGGAAAGTTGAATGAAACATTTAATGTGGTGCTCAGTGTTGAGAAAGCTCGAGCACAATCGCATTCCAAGCAAAGTGAGATTCTTTTCAGACAGATTTACACGGATACTAAGGCATTTGCCGCTAACTTGCAAGCAAGATATACTACATTGAGTGGAAAGATTGAAAGGTTGCGGATGGACAAgttcaacaagaaaaagggGTGTGAGGTGttgcaaaagaaattacaGGATGCCCAGATTAGATTCAGAGACTTGCAATTGAACGAGAATAATATGATTGGGGCCAAGAGAGTAGAACACAACAAGAGAGAACTATTGAAATGGGAATCGAACTCTCAGGAATATAAGGTTCAACTAGACGTTCTTAAGCAAGAATATAAGGCATCGCAGAAATTCTGGATACACGAGTGGGCGCAATTATCCTGCGAACTGCAAGAAATGGAGAACGCTAGAATATCCTTTTTACAATCGAAATTACAACAGTTCGCAACCTCATCGATGGAAACATATATTTTAGagcaaacaaaaatggACATGTTAACAAATCATCTGAACTCATTCACGGCAGCGGATGAAATATCGAcgttttcaaaagaaaatggaacTGGTAGACTGAAACATAAGACTTCCAAAGGTGACATGAATTCTAGCGCCAACTGGGCTCAAATGAGCAGTATCTCCACGACAAGTAAAAAAACCGAATCGTATATGGACAATATAAGGAAACTATCTTCTCAGCTGAAGGAAACcgaaaataaaaggaaaCTAGCTTCAATAGACAAATATGAGAAACCATTGCCATCTCCAGAAGTCACCATGGCTACACAATTTAGAAATTCCACACCCGTCATACGTAATGAGACAAAAGTGGTTGCTAACCCAACATTATCTTTGAGGTCTTCACCCGTCCAGTTACAGAGCAATGTGGATGACTCCGTGTTAAGGCAGAAACCTGATAAACCAAGGCCGATTGTTGGGGAAGAACAACTTAAACCTGATGAAGATTCGAAAAATCCTGATGAAAAAGGTCTAATGGTGcataaaagaaatcaatCTCTCAGCTCACCATCAGAATCAAGTTCTTCTAATCCAACGGATTTTAGCCACATCAAAAAGAGACAAAGTATGGAATCTATGACTACATCCGTAAGTTCAATGGCCAATAGTATAGACGACTCACAGAGATTTGCCAAATCATGGAACTCGTCAAataggaaaagaaaatctatGAGCCATTTGCAAGTACCCTCATCCGCTTCTTCGAGGTCGGATGATGGGGGAAGAACGCCTAACTCTGCGCACAACCTCAATGAAGATGATTATAACACGAGGAGAGATACCAGTACAAGCACAATTTTGTTCAAACCTCCTGTGGCAGTAAGAGGAACGTCTAGGGGGCACACGCATAGACAATCCATGATAATGCAAGATTCAAGTAATCCAATTGAAGATGCCTTGTACGAAATGGAAAGAATCCAAAGTAGTTCTAAACCAGGTACAAAAACAGGAAACATCATGGATGAGAGAGGTGTGGTCAGGGATAGAGGTATTACTGTTACCTTGCCTATTGTCACCAGTGAAGGTTTTCCAGTCATTGAATATGCCAAGGCCATGTATCCATTGATTGGAAATGAGGCACCTGGATTAGCGAATTTCCATAAGGGCGACTATCTGCTAATTACTGAGATTGTTAATAAAGATTGGTATAAAGGTGAAGTTTATGATAATGACCGTATAGATAGAAATCATAGGATAGGATTAATTCCCTATAATTTCATTCAGCTACTGCATCAAGGTCTTTGA
- a CDS encoding uncharacterized protein (hypothetical protein; mCherry fusion protein localizes to the cytosol): MYINFTSFLIKEKKYNVRFLLSRNRKIYAAVGEGHLSGFVTKNHKISRLSFIFSKKKKVFFTIFDTIITIIVRSGIPFPLLCSFGRNKIYILFNVL, translated from the coding sequence ATGTATATCAATTTTACTAGTTTTCtgataaaagaaaaaaagtataatgTCAGATTTTTGTTAAGTAGAAATAGAAAGATATACGCTGCCGTGGGAGAAGGACACCTCTCCGGATTTGTAACTAAAAATCATAAAATATCACGTCTTTCCttcatattttcaaaaaaaaaaaaagttttctttaccATTTTTGACACAATAATCACGATAATTGTTAGGTCAGGCATTCCCTTTCCACTTTTATGTTCATTTGGACGCAATAAGATATACATATTATTTAATGTGCTCTAA
- the ARP9 gene encoding Arp9p (Component of both the SWI/SNF and RSC chromatin remodeling complexes; actin-related protein involved in transcriptional regulation) → MAPFRQDSILIIYPRSQTTLVQFGLNEETFTVPELEIPTQIYRTTRQDGSYTYHSTNKDNKAELIKPIQNGEIIDISAFTQFLRLIFVSILSDRANKNQDAFEAELSNIPLLLITHHSWSQSDLEIITQYVFESLEINNLIQLPASLAATYSMISLQNCCIIDVGTHHTDIIPIVDYAQLDHLVSSIPMGGQSINDSLKKLLPQWDDDQIESLKKSPIFEVLSDDAKKLSSFDFGNENEDEDEGTLNVAEIITSGRDTREVLEERERGQKVKNVKNSDLEFNTFWDEKGNEIKVGKQRFQGCNNLIKNISNRVGLTLDNIDDINKAKAVWENIIIVGGTTSISGFKEALLGQLLKDHLIIEPEEEKSKREEEAKSVLPAATKKKSKFMTNSTAFVPTIEYVQCPTVIKLAKYPDYFPEWKKSGYSEIIFLGAQIVSKQIFTHPKDTFYITREKYNMKGPAALWDVQF, encoded by the exons ATGGCTCCATTTAGGCAGGACAGTATTTTG ATAATATACCCCAGATCTCAAACTACTCTCGTTCAATTTGGTTTGAATGAAGAAACATTCACTGTACCTGAGCTGGAAATACCAACACAGATTTATCGGACCACGAGACAAGATGGTTCCTACACATATCATTCAACGAACAAGGATAATAAAGCCGAATTAATCAAACCAATCCAAAATGGTGAAATAATAGACATAAGCGCCTTTACACAATTTCTTAGACTAATATTTGTATCTATTTTGTCTGATAGAGCtaataaaaatcaagatGCTTTTGAAGCTGAATTATCTAATATTCCTCTTCTACTGATTACGCACCACTCTTGGTCGCAATCGGATCTAGAGATTATTACTCAATATGTCTTCGAAAGTCTTGAGATAAACAATCTAATCCAATTGCCGGCTTCCTTAGCGGCCACTTATTCTATGATTTCGTTGCAGAATTGTTGTATTATTGATGTTGGAACACATCATACAGATATTATTCCTATTGTTGACTATGCACAATTAGACCATCTTGTCTCTTCAATACCAATGGGCGGACAGTCTATTAATGATTCTCTAAAAAAACTACTACCTCAATGGGACGATGATCAGATagaatcattgaaaaaatcaccaATTTTTGAGGTGCTCAGTGACGACGCCAAAAAACTATCAAGTTTCGATTTTGGAAACGAAAATGAGGACGAGGATGAAGGAACTTTAAACGTTGCCGAGATTATTACAAGTGGTCGTGATACACGTGAAGTTTTAGAGGAAAGAGAACGTGGTCAAAAAGTCAAAAATGTTAAAAATAGCGACTTGGAATTCAATACTTTTTGGGATGAAAAAGGTAACGAAATTAAAGTTGGTAAGCAAAGATTCCAAGGATGTAATAACCTGATTAAGAATATTTCTAATCGTGTAGGATTGACGTTAGATAACATAGATGATATTAACAAAGCTAAAGCCGTTTGGGaaaatattatcatcgtCGGTGGCACTACTTCAATTTCAGGTTTTAAAGAAGCTTTACTGGGTCAACTACTGAAAGACCATTTAATTATAGAGCCAGAGGAAGAGAAGtcaaaaagagaagaggAAGCGAAATCCGTATTACCAGCtgcaacaaaaaagaaaagcaagtTTATGACAAATAGCACCGCATTTGTTCCAACTATAGAATACGTACAGTGTCCTACAGTAATCAAACTGGCTAAATATCCAGATTACTTTCCTGAGTGGAAGAAAAGTGGATATTCAGAGATTATATTCTTGGGTGCCCAAATTGTTTCTAAGCAAATTTTCACTCATCCTAAAGATACATTTTATATCACAAGAGAAAAGTATAATATGAAAGGACCGGCTGCTCTTTGGGACGTGCAATTTTAA
- the RCH1 gene encoding Rch1p (Negative regulator of cytosolic calcium homeostasis; localizes to the plasma membrane, concentrating at the bud neck during cell division; regulated by Crz1p through a CDRE promoter element; non-essential gene; putative transporter with sequence similarity to human SLC10A7; functional homolog of C. albicans RCH1), giving the protein MKTQYSLIRKIWAHSVTEFLKSQWFFICLAILIVIARFAPNFARDGGLIKGQYSIGYGCVAWIFLQSGLGMKSRSLMANMLNWRAHATILVLSFLITSSIVYGFCCAVKAANDPKIDDWVLIGLILTATCPTTVASNVIMTTNAGGNSLLCVCEVFIGNLLGAFITPALVQMFTNRAPFAYGNPATGNGIGALYGRVMKQVGLSVFVPLFVGQVIQNCFPKGTAYYLGFLKKYHIKIGSYMLLLIMFSSFSTAFYQDAFTSVSHVCIIFLCFFNLGIYIFFTGLSYLCARPWFILKLFPHEPIEGKSTRLYRYSYNIFRPFYYSKEDAICIMFCGPAKTAALGVSLITSQYGDKKEHLGKLLVPLVLYQVEQVMTANFFVSLFKRWIQKDAQADGSESSCANENEEVDLEKIISIGTGENQSVLSNNVPYTQPR; this is encoded by the coding sequence ATGAAGACTCAGTACTCTCTAATACGAAAAATTTGGGCACATTCAGTAACAGAATTTCTGAAATCCCAGTGGTTTTTCATCTGTTTGGCTATTTTAATCGTTATTGCAAGATTTGCTCCGAATTTTGCAAGAGACGGAGGGTTAATTAAAGGCCAATATAGTATTGGGTACGGCTGCGTCGCCTGGATTTTTCTCCAAAGTGGCCTGGGAATGAAATCAAGGTCACTAATGGCAAATATGTTAAATTGGAGAGCTCATGCCACTATTCTGGTTCTGAGTTTCCTTATTACCTCGTCCATAGTATATGGATTTTGTTGCGCGGTAAAGGCTGCTAATGATCCGAAAATAGATGACTGGGTACTTATCGGTCTAATTTTGACTGCCACTTGTCCAACAACCGTGGCTTCAAACGTTATCATGACTACGAATGCAGGTGGAAATAGCCTTTTGTGCGTTTGTGAAGTATTCATTGGAAATTTGTTGGGTGCGTTTATTACACCTGCATTGGTTCAAATGTTTACTAACCGCGCACCATTTGCATACGGCAACCCTGCCACTGGAAATGGCATTGGTGCGCTTTATGGCCGTGTTATGAAACAGGTTGGTCTCTCTGTATTCGTACCCTTGTTTGTGGGTCAGGTTATTCAAAATTGCTTTCCGAAGGGTACTGCTTATTACCTGggctttttgaaaaaataccaTATTAAAATTGGATCTTACATGCTTTTATTGATTATGTTTAGTTCATTCTCAACTGCCTTTTATCAGGATGCGTTTACTAGCGTTTCTCATGTTTGCATCATATTTCTCTGCTTTTTTAATTTGGGaatttatatattcttcaCGGGTCTGTCATACTTATGTGCAAGGCCATGGTTCATCCTCAAGCTTTTCCCTCATGAACCAATAGAGGGCAAATCTACAAGATTGTACCGCTATTCGTATAATATCTTTAGGcctttttattattcaaaggAAGATGCGATTTGCATTATGTTTTGTGGCCCGGCTAAAACTGCAGCACTGGGTGTATCACTAATTACTTCACAATACGGCgataaaaaagaacacCTGGGTAAGTTGTTGGTTCCCTTGGTTTTATATCAAGTTGAGCAAGTCATGACGGcaaatttctttgtaaGCTTGTTCAAAAGATGGATACAAAAGGACGCTCAAGCAGACGGAAGCGAGTCATCTTGTGCAAATGAGAATGAGGAAgttgatttggaaaagatCATATCAATTGGAACTGGTGAAAATCAATCCGTTCTGTCGAACAACGTCCCATATACACAACCAAGGTGA
- the IMP2 gene encoding endopeptidase catalytic subunit (Catalytic subunit of mitochondrial inner membrane peptidase complex; required for maturation of mitochondrial proteins of the intermembrane space; complex contains two catalytic subunits (Imp1p and Imp2p that differ in substrate specificity), and Som1p), whose translation MFRAGSSKRFLRNTLIAISWVPVLLTINNNVVHIAQVKGTSMQPTLNPQTETLATDWVLLWKFGVKNPSNLSRDDIILFKAPTNPRKVYCKRVKGLPFDTIDTKFPYPKPQVNLPRGHIWVEGDNYFHSIDSNTFGPISSGLVIGKAITIVWPPSRWGTDLKLSTGRDCISKRAILE comes from the coding sequence ATGTTTCGAGCCGGATCATCAAAAAGATTCTTACGAAACACACTAATAGCAATTTCATGGGTTCCGGTACTTCTAACaatcaataataatgtGGTCCATATTGCGCAAGTTAAAGGTACCTCTATGCAGCCTACGCTGAACCCGCAAACGGAAACGCTGGCAACAGATTGGGTGCTGCTTTGGAAGTTTGGAGTCAAGAACCCAAGTAATTTATCTAGAGATGACATTATCCTTTTCAAAGCTCCTACAAACCCTCGGAAAGTTTACTGCAAAAGGGTTAAAGGTTTACCGTTTGATACCATTGACACGAAGTTTCCATACCCTAAACCTCAAGTGAACCTGCCCAGGGGACACATATGGGTCGAAGGGGACAATTATTTTCATTCGATTGATAGCAATACTTTTGGCCCCATTTCCAGTGGGTTGGTCATAGGGAAAGCTATAACAATTGTTTGGCCACCCTCCAGGTGGGGAACGGATCTCAAACTGAGTACCGGTAGAGACTGCATTAGCAAAAGAGCCATTTTAGAATGA